From Achromobacter spanius, a single genomic window includes:
- a CDS encoding alpha/beta fold hydrolase: protein MDETGAATARHTPASRYLRCAGRELHYTEWGASDAPPIIMWHGLARTGRDFDELAQALAGDYRVICPDAIGRGLSQWSPDPVAEYRLDFYAELARALVDGLSLARVRWVGTSMGGATGMHAAATTLRDRISHLVVNDIGPELPQPAIERILAYAGNPPAFDTVTELEAWLRAAYKPYGWQSDEQWRRMTETSVRRLPDGRVTAHYDPAIVGQFSHHPRDYDRWEGYDTLRMPTLLLRGAESDLLLPEVAHAMTQRGPRAQRIDFSDCGHAPALNVPAQIEPIRQFLGRPDDTAARAH from the coding sequence ATGGACGAGACAGGGGCGGCAACCGCGCGCCATACGCCGGCGTCGCGCTACCTGCGCTGCGCGGGACGCGAGCTGCACTACACCGAATGGGGTGCTTCTGACGCGCCGCCCATCATCATGTGGCATGGCCTGGCCCGCACCGGCCGCGACTTCGACGAACTGGCGCAGGCGCTGGCCGGCGACTACCGCGTGATCTGTCCTGACGCGATCGGACGCGGACTGTCGCAATGGAGCCCTGATCCGGTCGCCGAGTACCGGCTCGATTTCTACGCCGAGCTTGCGCGCGCTTTGGTGGACGGCTTGTCGCTGGCGCGCGTGCGCTGGGTGGGAACGTCCATGGGTGGCGCGACCGGCATGCACGCGGCCGCGACGACGTTGCGCGATCGCATTTCGCACCTGGTCGTCAATGACATCGGACCGGAACTGCCGCAGCCCGCCATCGAGCGCATCCTGGCTTATGCCGGCAACCCGCCAGCATTCGACACGGTGACGGAGCTGGAAGCGTGGCTGCGCGCCGCCTACAAGCCCTACGGCTGGCAAAGCGACGAACAATGGCGCCGGATGACTGAAACGTCGGTGCGCCGGCTGCCCGACGGCCGCGTCACTGCTCACTACGATCCGGCCATCGTCGGGCAGTTCAGCCACCATCCGCGCGATTACGACCGGTGGGAGGGTTACGACACGCTGCGCATGCCGACCCTGCTCTTGCGCGGCGCCGAATCGGACCTGCTGCTGCCCGAGGTTGCCCACGCCATGACGCAGCGCGGTCCACGCGCGCAGCGCATCGACTTCTCCGATTGCGGGCACGCCCCCGCGCTGAACGTACCCGCCCAGATCGAACCCATCCGTCAATTTTTAGGCAGGCCGGACGACACGGCCGCACGTGCCCACTGA
- a CDS encoding substrate-binding domain-containing protein, with translation MKRILLAAMASLCMSSALAAKDFVVAHVYDKTGPLEAYAKQTQNGLMLGLEYATQGTMTVAGRKIRVIEKDNQGKPDVARAQLASAYADDNADIAVGPTSSGVALAMLPIAEEYEKILLVEPAVADSITGEKWNKYIFRTGRNSSQDAIANAVAFDQEGTSIAMLAQDYAFGRDGVKAFKGALKNAKIVHEEYLPANATDFTAGAQRLFDALKDKPGRKIIFILWAGAGNPFKIADLDPKRYGIEIATGGNTLTAMTPLKSLAGMEGATYYYYGIPKNPVNDWLVAEHQKRFGQPPDFFTAGGMASGIAIVAALNKTGGDSDTDKLIKAMEGMSFDTPKGKMTFRPEDHQAMQSMYHFRIKNDPSVPWAVQDLVKEITPDQMAVPIQNKR, from the coding sequence ATGAAACGCATTCTGCTCGCCGCCATGGCCAGCCTGTGCATGAGTTCCGCGCTCGCGGCAAAGGACTTCGTGGTCGCCCACGTCTATGACAAGACCGGCCCGCTGGAAGCCTACGCCAAGCAGACTCAGAACGGCTTGATGCTGGGGCTGGAATACGCCACGCAAGGCACCATGACGGTGGCCGGGCGCAAGATCCGCGTCATCGAGAAGGACAACCAGGGCAAGCCCGACGTCGCCCGCGCGCAGCTCGCGTCCGCCTATGCCGACGACAACGCCGACATCGCCGTCGGTCCCACGTCGTCGGGCGTGGCGCTAGCCATGCTGCCGATCGCGGAAGAATACGAAAAGATCCTGCTGGTGGAACCGGCGGTGGCGGACTCCATTACCGGCGAGAAGTGGAACAAGTACATCTTCCGCACCGGCCGCAATTCCTCGCAGGACGCCATCGCCAACGCCGTGGCGTTCGACCAGGAAGGCACATCGATCGCCATGCTGGCGCAGGACTATGCCTTTGGCCGCGACGGCGTAAAAGCCTTCAAGGGCGCGCTCAAGAACGCCAAGATCGTGCACGAAGAATACCTGCCCGCCAACGCGACCGACTTCACGGCCGGCGCGCAGCGGCTGTTCGACGCGCTGAAGGACAAGCCGGGCCGCAAGATCATCTTCATTCTGTGGGCCGGCGCCGGCAATCCGTTCAAGATCGCCGATCTGGATCCCAAGCGCTACGGCATCGAGATCGCCACGGGCGGCAACACGCTCACCGCCATGACGCCCCTCAAATCCCTGGCGGGCATGGAAGGCGCCACGTATTACTACTACGGCATCCCCAAGAACCCGGTCAACGACTGGCTCGTGGCCGAGCATCAGAAGCGCTTCGGCCAGCCGCCCGATTTCTTCACGGCGGGCGGCATGGCGTCGGGCATCGCGATCGTTGCGGCCTTGAACAAGACCGGCGGCGATTCGGACACCGACAAGCTCATCAAGGCGATGGAAGGCATGAGCTTCGATACGCCCAAAGGCAAGATGACGTTCCGGCCCGAGGATCACCAGGCC